The following coding sequences are from one Photobacterium angustum window:
- a CDS encoding tyrosine-type recombinase/integrase: MYKAMCLKDSFWYLCDSETMLPPLLSLRYCESHLHSKALNTQRSELQAVQFFYEFWLDKFGMTLDYFLYKSEFQDIEILINELDSFWDYLVAGRQLNLYIMTTKLNTDKKKLVTYSKRSLAVVRFINFLINTYVDSRYTTLSKTEILQQRKLLEMKLELPVKSFQKWVKDSSSKNNELRSLSANQYTDFVKVIRPSTTKVPNLLNPHISQSIQIRNYIMWLLMFNYGLRVGEIQLLQKASFKPYMTDKTKYLMMVQNLEDENDTRSQKPSIKTTDSTRGIDITAAHYNLIFGVYYNKLRPSEELCGHDFIFASSKKPYQPLSYRGILNEFERSAQSFKENFPEHFNTQYGDAITANITPHWLRHTWAFSTLALIYDQTKDKYIKTQIVKVDGIMIDSIEQLRVLGGWALKSRMPQHYAKRFIQDQANMSLLSIFNNTLDENLFDEDIEF; encoded by the coding sequence ATGTATAAAGCCATGTGCCTAAAAGATAGTTTTTGGTATTTGTGTGACTCTGAAACGATGTTGCCTCCACTATTATCATTGCGCTACTGTGAATCACATTTACATAGCAAAGCATTAAATACACAACGTTCTGAATTACAAGCAGTACAATTCTTTTATGAATTTTGGCTTGATAAGTTTGGTATGACTTTGGATTATTTCCTTTATAAATCAGAATTTCAGGATATTGAAATATTAATCAATGAACTTGACTCGTTCTGGGATTATTTAGTTGCTGGTAGACAATTAAATTTATACATTATGACCACAAAACTAAATACTGACAAAAAAAAGCTTGTGACTTACTCTAAGCGTTCATTGGCTGTTGTGCGCTTTATTAACTTCTTAATTAACACCTATGTGGATAGCAGATACACCACCCTGTCTAAAACTGAAATATTGCAGCAACGAAAGTTGCTAGAAATGAAACTCGAATTACCTGTTAAGAGTTTCCAAAAGTGGGTAAAAGATAGCAGTTCAAAAAATAATGAACTTCGTAGCCTAAGTGCTAACCAGTATACGGATTTTGTAAAGGTCATTCGACCAAGTACAACAAAAGTGCCAAACCTACTTAACCCGCACATCAGTCAGTCAATCCAAATTCGCAATTACATCATGTGGCTGCTGATGTTTAACTATGGACTTCGCGTGGGTGAAATACAGTTATTACAAAAGGCATCCTTTAAGCCATACATGACTGATAAAACTAAGTACCTGATGATGGTGCAAAATCTCGAAGATGAAAACGATACTCGCAGTCAAAAACCTTCTATAAAAACAACTGACAGTACGAGAGGTATTGATATTACTGCTGCGCATTACAATTTGATTTTTGGTGTTTATTACAACAAGTTGCGACCATCAGAAGAACTATGTGGGCATGATTTTATTTTTGCATCATCTAAAAAACCTTACCAACCTCTATCCTATCGCGGCATATTAAATGAGTTTGAGCGAAGCGCCCAAAGCTTTAAAGAGAATTTCCCAGAGCACTTCAATACTCAATATGGAGACGCAATAACTGCGAACATTACTCCTCACTGGTTGCGCCACACATGGGCATTTAGCACGTTGGCATTAATCTATGATCAAACAAAAGATAAATACATTAAAACTCAGATAGTTAAGGTCGATGGAATAATGATTGATAGCATCGAGCAATTGCGTGTGCTGGGTGGTTGGGCACTGAAATCCAGAATGCCACAGCATTATGCTAAGCGATTCATTCAAGACCAAGCGAACATGTCACTATTAAGTATATTTAACAACACGTTAGACGAAAATCTATTTGATGAGGATATTGAATTTTGA